The window TGAGCTTCCCCTCGTTCAAACTGGGAATCCCGAATTGATCGTTTTTCCATGTCTTGAAAAAACGGTATCTGCACAGAAGCTGGACGAGATACACCTGATCTTCGGCCACGGAGGGCTTAATAAATTCATCGAGTATATAGTTTTCCAGCGGTTTATTGAAATTGTGGGCCTTCCATGGCCTCACCACGTTCCAGAGGTGTCTCAGAGAGAGGACTGATTTTTTGAGGCTCGCGGGCACCTGGCGGGCCGCGTCCGCGCCTTCGCCGAAATAATCGAGGTGCTCCCCTGAGAATATCTTCTGAATCTCCGACGCGGCATGGGTAAGCCTTTTGAGGGCATCGAGATCACGGGGGTCCTTCACCTGCATGTTTCCCCTTTTGTCGAGGAGAGAGGCAACCAATATCTCATAGGTCTCTTCCTGAGGAGGGTACACAATATCATCGGACCACCAACGGGACAAAAAAGCAGCGTCCAGCTCTTCTCTTTTGTATCTCGAAGATTTTATATTTCCCGTAGCCATGACGCAAAAACCCTTCTTCACGATGATCTCTTCACCGCTGCTTTCCTGTACCCTGATGCTGTCGCCCGGACGCCGTGTAAGGGCGTGATTCAGGCGCATAATGATGGAATGGGGGATGCCGTCCATTTCATCGATGAGCAGGGGTCTACCCTCCCTCATGGCTCTTATGAGCGGTCCGTACTGAAAAAAACTCGTGGTCAGGCCCTTTACGACAATAGTCTGGTAGTATTGCCGCTCGACCTCTTTTATCTCTTTTCGTGTGGCATCGGGGTTCATTTTGAGAAAATCGTCCATTCTCATCTTGAATTCCCTGACCTTATCCTCTTCCGGCCTGAGCCCGATCTGGGTCCTTCCGTAAATGTCGTACTTGGTCGCCTCCTCCGATCCCGAGATAAATTCCGGCTGATGACCGAAAAATTTCCGCGACACGTGAAGGGCGATCTCTGTCTTGCCCGCGCCAAGATGGCCGCGAAGAAGGACAGGTATGCCCAGCTTCAAATGGCTGATGATCCTCATCATCTCCATCTTTACGCCGGGAGTTTCGACGAAACCATCGCTCAGGAGTTGGCGCCTGTACTCGAGGAGGAGCCGTCTTTTCGTCTCATAATAAACTCCCTCGTCTTTAAGCAGCACGTCGATACGTTGTCGGCCGTAGTGGGTAATGACCTCGTATTTTTCTATCGTCTCCCTGTCCCCTGCGGTGAGGGTCATATTCTCACTGTTGCGGCGTGCCAGAAGCTCCATCCGGGCCAACTCCGATTGCTCGATCAGCCGCTCAAGGCTTCCAATGGATCTCGCCGAGCGGATAGTCTCTATCTTTCCTGAAAGTATCTTCCGGTAGGCGCTTCTTGTTTCCGGATCCATTATCAGCTCATGAATTCTGGCGACGACCTCTTCGAGCCGTCTTCCCGCCTTCTCCATCGAGCAATCAATCCCTTGGTGTGTTCTTATCTCCCGGGCCAGTCGCCTGAGCTCGCCGCTCGTAACCGCCTTAGTTTCACTGACTGCGGCGAGCACCTCAGATTGACTGACCGATCTGGATTCGCCTTTTAAAAACCTCCGATCGGAGAGGATCTGTTTGAGTAAATCCTCCTTTTCAAGCACAAGATCTGTGAGTTCGGAAAGAGTTCCATCCATCCCCACACGTCCGGTCCATTTCTTCTCCGGCCCGTCCATCCGACTGCCGTATTGCGGCGTTTTCGCCTCCTCCTTTCTTTTCGCTCGCTCGAGCCTTTTAACCAGATACTCGGCTATGTCATCGGCAGTAGTTTCCCTTACCTCTTTCACGATCTTTACCCTCTCTATCTCTGATGGTCGATTCTCCATCCTGTCTTTACGTGCTTTTTAATTATATCATCACACCAGATGATAGTAAATATACGTATATTCAATACATGTATTATCAATACATTTACTAAAAAGTACTTTAGTAAAATCCGGAGGAAAGGCAGAATTATAGTTCATTAAGAATAATGGGTGATGGTCCGGGAGCCGCGCCGGCTTGATTCCGAAAAAAGAAGCCGCCCCATTTACGAGGCGGCTCCCGATGTTATAGATTACTTTGTTTTGCTTCTTGCCTTCGCTACTTCTTCACAGGTTGGTACGCCGTCTTTTGGAGGAACAGTGACGATGTCGGTGCCTATGAGGAAATCTTTATACTCAGGCACCTTCTTGGTCACTCCGTAGAAGGTGGGAAGAAGAAGCTGGTGGTCGCATGCACGGAGCTCGAGGCGGCCGATGGCGCTGGTCTCAAGTACCATGCCTTCAAGGGCGTCAATGAACTTCTCTTTGTCGAATTTGCCTGCTTTGGTGTAAGCCTTCGCGATAAACTGGGCTGCCGTGTAGCCGTAGAAGGCGGGCATGGTGGGATATCTCTTGTAAATCTTGCGATACTCTGCGACGAACGCCTTGTTCTCCGGCGTCTGAGGATAGTAGAACATGTAGCTTGCCGTGCCTACCACGCCTTCAGGTCCTTCGAGACCGAGGGAGGAGAGTACTGCGAATTCAATAGCCGTGTGCTGGTAAATGGGTATCTTGGAGATAAGGCCTGTTGCCTTTGCCGCTTTCTGGAATCCGATCACGCTCGCGCCGCTGTTCCCCATGATGAGGAAATCGGGTTTAGCTGCCATAATCTGGGTGATGTAGGGCACGAAATCGGTCTCGCCCACTTTCCACCAGGTCTGGCCGAGAAGCTGTGCTTTCGGGTTCAATGCCTTCAGATTGTTCCATACGGAATCAGTGATTGCATGACCGTACTCCATGTCGTCTCCGGCAATCCAGTACTTGGTGTAGGGCTTTTTGGCCAGAACCGCGGCGGCGGCCCTTCCGGCCATGGCGGTGTTTTCCGCCATGTCGAATACATAGCGATGGCCTTTCTCGCCCGAGATCTTTTCACTTTTCGCATAGGTGCAGAAAAAAGGAACCTTTTCCTTCTTTGCAAAATCCGAGATGGCGAGGGCGGAGGCACTGCTGATGGTGCCCATCAGGATATCGACTTTCTCTTTCATGACAAGCTCTTTTGCCATGGAAAGGGCGATATCGGGTTTGAATTTCTCGTCTCTCGACACGAATTCGATCTTTCTGCCGATCACTCCGCCTTTGGCATTGATGGCATCGATCCCCATTTTAAATCCATCCCGCATATCGACGCCAAATACTCCGGCCGGTCCGGAATAAGTATCAACGATACCGACTTTGATGGTATTGGCCGAGAACGCGGTAGAGGCAATACAGAAGAAAACTGCTATTGCCAAAACAAAAAAACTGACTTTAATACCTTTCATGGATCCCTCCTAATGTTGTATGTGACTCGTGCAGCCACTGTGCCGAATGGCCGTATCTCTCTGACCACAAGAGGCGGCGCTTAGCCGTTTCCAAGGTGCCATGGGGCGGAATTACCTTGACCAGGAAGGTCCATTCCAGCCTCGAGGACCACTTCATCCCTTTTCTCGGTAACGGAAACCCCTATTTTCACGATCCCCCGGCTTGGATTGCGGGTGATCCTCTTCATATCCTACCTCTATGTGATTGAACATCATATCTCTGGGGGCCGCTTCCACTCTTCTCTTTCCTCCTGAAAACCAATTGTCCTCGTAACGTAAATAAAGTGAGTCCTCGGGGAGGAATCGGGCTCGCTCATGATTGGTTCTCATCCCTTTGGTTGATGCTCATAGGAGATGTTCCGGTACCCCCGCTGACCGGTGAAAGGAGAGTATGCAAATGCCGCCCTGCGCAGGGGGCGGTAAGCGTCATGCGAGAGGCATCCGTATTCAGCATATCGGGTCCCTTCCCTTTTCCATAGGGACGGTAGGCTAACACCCATCGTCCCTATTCAGATTTACCTATAAATGGCTGTCATGTCAAGAAAAAAGGGATAGTCCTATCTCCCCGTGAATGTATTGATTTTTGAGATTGACCACCACACGCTGTGTTTATTTATTTAAACAGCAGCATGGTGGAGGTCTGGTTAATGTGGCCCATATATTCCTCCCCGTAAGTACTGAAGCCTATCGTGGGGATGGAGGAGAAGATCTTTCCGTACGCCTCACATTGGCCTTTTTGCATAAGCTCGAGGGTCCTCAGGATACAATGGAAGTTGATAATCCCCGCTGCGCCTCCCATTTCTTCGATCTTGTCCTCCACTGCCTTCTTTGTGTCTTCCACAATATTGGTGGACGAGAGAACCTTGAGATCCATCCCCTCTTTTATATTGCAATAGAAGACAATCGAGCTATCCTGGACCTGCTGTGGGCTCCGCACATAAAAATCATTTCCTACCGAAAGTCCCACAGGGTGACTCATAAACTTTTCTGCCGCGGCCTCGGGGCTTACACCTACGGCTTCGGCATAGGCTTCTACCGCCGGTTTGCCGTTAAAGGAAATTACCTTCCTTTTCTCTTCTTCCACTTCCGTCGCCATAAGATTCACACCGAGAGATGTAAAACTCTGTGTCTTAATTATGTCGAAACCCTTCGTTGGCCTGAGGAGGGCCAGCACCGCGCCGTTGTCGTATGCCTTCCCGTTCGCATATACAAAAGTCTTTGTAAATTTAAGGTCGTCTCCCGCCGAGCCGCCGATAAAGATTACATCGGTCAGGTCTCCAATTCTTTCCATCAGTCTCTCTTCCGCACCGGTCAATCCGTCGACGAGGATGATGCCCACATATTTTTCTATGTCCATTGCCGCCATGGGTAGGGCGAAATGGTTTTCGAATCGCGCAAACACCTTGGGGATCGCGTCTTCGGACCTGACGTCTTCCACCACCTCCAGGGTCATATCGGAGATTGTGGCGCCGTCGAAAAACATGGCTACTATCGAATTCTGCAGCATTTTCCCGGCCCCTATCTCCCCCGCAGTGGAACTGCCGATCATGGGAATGTCGCCGAAGGCCACTTTCATGGCTTCGCTTATCTCTCCCGGATCATAGCTCGAGGAGGCAAAAAATACTATAAAAGTGGGGTTAAATTGCCCTATTTGAGCCTTAATATCTGCGCCTATACCTGAAATTTCTTTTTCCGAACATGCTGTTCTAATCGTCATTTTTCTTCCCTCCTACTGTAATGAAACGCTTAATTCCCGCGCGATCTCTCTTATTTTATCGATAATTGCAGGGTCATCCGGCGAGGCGGAATTATACCTGTCCGGGTCTATACCCTTGAGAACGATCTTTGTTTTCGTGGTCATTGCAACAACCGAACTTCCTTTGGATCTTTGTGAAATGATTGAATCGAGCATCAGTTTGATCTTACCGGCCATATCCTCTCCTTTTGCTGTTCATTAATATCCTGCATACCACAGAGAAAACCCGGGGCGGCAGTTCCTGTCCCCTGCGTTTTACCGTGATCTTTATCGGAAAGATAAGCTTTGGCTTAAGGGTCTCCAACCGGTCTTCGTCGGGAGGAAGAATTGGGGGAAAGTGTTCAATAATCGAAAGGAAAAAGGGATGGCCGTTCGTCTCCCGGAGTCAGTACCGTGCTCTCCACACATTTGCCCGTCGATTTTGGTCCGCACTTGGTCCCGTCGGTCCAGGTGGAACCCGAAAACTCCGCCCCGGCCACTTTGGCACCGTCCATGTTCGCTCCATTTAGATTAGCCCCGGCAAGATAGGCATTGGATAGATTCACGTTCGAAAGATCCGCATTTTTAATATAAGCGGTAGAGAGGTTCGCCCCGGAGAGGTCGGCGCCCGAAAGTCGCGCCTCCGAAAGATTGGCGCCCGAAAGATCCGCGCTCTGAAGCTGGGACCCGGAGAGATCGGCGCCCCTGAGATCGCACCATTGGCAGCTGTTCATCGCAAAGAGCTTCTCCATGTCTGCCTGGCGAAATGCCTGCGCAGCAGCAGGCATGAGCATACACACCGAGATGAGACAGATCGACGATAGGAATTTCGCTCTGGTCACACTACACCTCCCGAAAGATAAGATCATTCTTATTATCGTCTTTTGCGGCGAATACGTAAGTTTTCTTTATCTCCTCTCGCGTCAGCTCATTGACATTCCTTGAGTGGATGATGATCATAAATACAC of the Syntrophorhabdaceae bacterium genome contains:
- a CDS encoding AAA family ATPase — translated: MENRPSEIERVKIVKEVRETTADDIAEYLVKRLERAKRKEEAKTPQYGSRMDGPEKKWTGRVGMDGTLSELTDLVLEKEDLLKQILSDRRFLKGESRSVSQSEVLAAVSETKAVTSGELRRLAREIRTHQGIDCSMEKAGRRLEEVVARIHELIMDPETRSAYRKILSGKIETIRSARSIGSLERLIEQSELARMELLARRNSENMTLTAGDRETIEKYEVITHYGRQRIDVLLKDEGVYYETKRRLLLEYRRQLLSDGFVETPGVKMEMMRIISHLKLGIPVLLRGHLGAGKTEIALHVSRKFFGHQPEFISGSEEATKYDIYGRTQIGLRPEEDKVREFKMRMDDFLKMNPDATRKEIKEVERQYYQTIVVKGLTTSFFQYGPLIRAMREGRPLLIDEMDGIPHSIIMRLNHALTRRPGDSIRVQESSGEEIIVKKGFCVMATGNIKSSRYKREELDAAFLSRWWSDDIVYPPQEETYEILVASLLDKRGNMQVKDPRDLDALKRLTHAASEIQKIFSGEHLDYFGEGADAARQVPASLKKSVLSLRHLWNVVRPWKAHNFNKPLENYILDEFIKPSVAEDQVYLVQLLCRYRFFKTWKNDQFGIPSLNEGKLTAFQGKSARQATV
- a CDS encoding ABC transporter substrate-binding protein yields the protein MKGIKVSFFVLAIAVFFCIASTAFSANTIKVGIVDTYSGPAGVFGVDMRDGFKMGIDAINAKGGVIGRKIEFVSRDEKFKPDIALSMAKELVMKEKVDILMGTISSASALAISDFAKKEKVPFFCTYAKSEKISGEKGHRYVFDMAENTAMAGRAAAAVLAKKPYTKYWIAGDDMEYGHAITDSVWNNLKALNPKAQLLGQTWWKVGETDFVPYITQIMAAKPDFLIMGNSGASVIGFQKAAKATGLISKIPIYQHTAIEFAVLSSLGLEGPEGVVGTASYMFYYPQTPENKAFVAEYRKIYKRYPTMPAFYGYTAAQFIAKAYTKAGKFDKEKFIDALEGMVLETSAIGRLELRACDHQLLLPTFYGVTKKVPEYKDFLIGTDIVTVPPKDGVPTCEEVAKARSKTK
- a CDS encoding FIST N-terminal domain-containing protein, with the protein product MTIRTACSEKEISGIGADIKAQIGQFNPTFIVFFASSSYDPGEISEAMKVAFGDIPMIGSSTAGEIGAGKMLQNSIVAMFFDGATISDMTLEVVEDVRSEDAIPKVFARFENHFALPMAAMDIEKYVGIILVDGLTGAEERLMERIGDLTDVIFIGGSAGDDLKFTKTFVYANGKAYDNGAVLALLRPTKGFDIIKTQSFTSLGVNLMATEVEEEKRKVISFNGKPAVEAYAEAVGVSPEAAAEKFMSHPVGLSVGNDFYVRSPQQVQDSSIVFYCNIKEGMDLKVLSSTNIVEDTKKAVEDKIEEMGGAAGIINFHCILRTLELMQKGQCEAYGKIFSSIPTIGFSTYGEEYMGHINQTSTMLLFK
- a CDS encoding pentapeptide repeat-containing protein, which gives rise to MTRAKFLSSICLISVCMLMPAAAQAFRQADMEKLFAMNSCQWCDLRGADLSGSQLQSADLSGANLSEARLSGADLSGANLSTAYIKNADLSNVNLSNAYLAGANLNGANMDGAKVAGAEFSGSTWTDGTKCGPKSTGKCVESTVLTPGDERPSLFPFDY